The Crocosphaera sp. UHCC 0190 DNA segment AATATTAGCGTCTTTTTCTAACCCTTGAGGTAGTAAAGTTCTAGTTTTTGTTTTTTCCATAATACCTAAGAGGCGATCGCGGGATCTCGGACTGATAAAATCTCCCCGTTCAACTCTCGCTAAAAGTTTGGCTAAATCTTCTGAACTGGTGGTATTAGTTCCTTCTAAATCAGGTAAAGGATTATTAATAACTGTATGAGTTAATCCCCATTCTTTAAACCTTTGATTAAGAACTTCTTTACCGCCAATTTGCCGAATTAACATATCAGTGGCCGTATTATCACTAATAATAATCATTTTAGTCGCCACTTCTAAGGCGGTAAATTTTTTCCCAACCTGCATATACTGCATATCACCGGAACCACTGGTTATGATAGATTTATCCATTGTCAGCATTTGATCGAGATGAATATTTCCCTTATCCACTTCTTCAAAAAAAGCGACTAAAACCGGAACTTTAATGGTACTGGCCGCAGGAATAGGTGTCGATCCATCTAAGCTCACATAGGCCCCATTATCTAAATCAATAAACCAAGCTTGCGGCTTAATTTTAGGATATTTTGTCGCAATAGTTTGTAATTTAGCTTTGAGATCCGTTAACTCTTGACTGACAGGAATAGTTGTCTCTTGAATCGCTGTTACTTTTGGTTCGGGAGTTGATGGACTTTCTTCAGGAGGAGTAGCAACTTGAGTAGTCTTAAAATAAGTACCTAAAATTCCTGTAGGATTGAAAATAGTCAAAGTGGTTCCCGCGATCGCCCCAATACCTACCCCTGCAATCCCAATACGAAGCAAGTACAATAACAGGGAAGTTAACAGATTGGGGGAACGTTTTTTATCCCCTTGACGGGACTTTCTCTGAGAATCTACCCCCTGACGCTCAACCATTAGGGTCGATGATTCTTCTGTATTATTGGCCCCAGGGGAACGCTTTGCTCCTGATACAACGGTTACTCGTTGACTACCCTTATTACTATTAACAGCACGGCGAGATGATAGCTTAGTTTTAGAAGAATCAGCAGTTCGACGGGGCATGATTAATGTTCCTTATGATACAAATTACTATGTGTTAATGAGCCAATGATTATTTAATGTACTGCAAATTTTGTGTTTCTTAGCACAGGAGTTTCCATCTATCTTGAGAATGATTTTTTAGAGAATGAGGAGGCGATAAAAGTATGATCATTATTGTCTGAATCTTCTGCATAGTGTGTGATTGATGAGTGCGTAACTGACAACCTCAAAATCTTCTAGCTGGTTCGTGATTCAACAAAAAGTTAGGGTTGCTTGCCTTGGTGACTCTCAACTGGGGGTAAAAGTTGCCAAACCCAATCAACTTGTCTCAAAATTCCCCGCAACATTGCCACTTCTTCTGTTGTCAGGTTAGCTTTACGATAGAGTCTACGGAATTTTTCCAGACGGGCATTAGCCGTATGGGGATGAAGATAACCAATTTTTAGCAAAACTGCCGTAAGATGTTGATAATAGCCTTCTAATACTTCAAAAGAGGCAGATTCATCAATTGATGATAAGGGGGTTTCTGTGTGAATTTGTGCTGCTTGGTAAAGTTCATAGGCACAGACAGCCACCGCTTGCGCTAGATTTAAGGAAGGATATTCAGGGTTGGCGGGAATGGAGACAAAACGCTGAGCATAGTTGAGTTCATCGTTGTTTAAACCCCGATCTTCAGGGCCAAATATTAAAGCAGTTGTCAGGGTTTCTATTAATAACCAGGGTAAGGCTTCCCGTGGTGTTTCAAAGGTGGTGGAGAGGGAACGCGATCGCCCGGTGGTGGCAATAATGCGCTGACATCCTTGCAAGGCTTCCGGTAAACTGTTAACTTCTGTGGCTTGTTCTAACACATCAAGGCCATGAACAGCCATGCGTCTTGCTTCTTCACTCAGGCGATCGCAATGGGGATTTACTAATATTAATTGATTTAATCCCATGTTCTTCATCACTCGCGCTACTGACCCCACATTTAAGGGGCCTGCTGGTTCTACCAATATAATCCGAACTTTTTCGAGTACAGTATTATTCATACATGAGACAAGCTATAATTACAATCAATACTCAACTCAACATTAACGAAACTTATTTCCCTAATTATAAATAAGCAATTTCCTTAAGTTGAAATTGAAGGAATCGAAAAATGTCAGATGAAGAACTTAAACAGTTAATTGCGTCTAATGCTAAAGTGATTGAAGCTTTAGCAAATACTATAGCAGAAGATAAAGCAGAAAGAAAAAAAGCCTATCAACAATGGGAAAAAGATCGTAGTCAATTATATCAATACATGGGAAGAATTGCGGCTGCACAGTCTAGCTTTTACGAAATACAAGCTGATTATTATCATCAATTAGCAACTTTATCGGAAAAACAGACGACAATTAAAGAAAGACAAGTAGAGATACAAGAGAAAATTAGTCAACAACAATCTCAAATTATTGAAATCCTTAACCGATTAACTTCTTCATAACTTTATCGATATTTTTTCAATGCCAAAAGGTTAGATACAGTGTTATACCTAACCTATTTCTTCAAAAATAATTGCTAAAAAAAATCTAAACTTAAAGACGTTGACGAGAAACCAGCTTTTCGACAGTTGCTTGGGTTTCGTGGAGTAATTGCTGTCGAGGATCATTACTTTGGGTTAGGGTAGGAACTAAATTTTTCGCTTGTAGTGCCATGTGTAGTTGTAGCTGAGCAACATAGTCCCGAATGTTTTCTTGAGCAAGGGAGTGATCGACGTTAGCGGTTTCCATCATCAAAAATATCCTCCTGGCTTGAGTGCAACCTGTTTATTCATCACCATAGACGTTATCATGTCTCTCGGATTCCTGTACTAAAAAACTACAAATTTTAAATATTTCTCAACATACCGTAATATTTTTCTGTAGGGGCAATGCCCCAAACCGCAATACTTTGAAATTAATCATACATGAGAGAATCCATTGGTATTTTTTATGGGATCAGTGTGGGAACAGGTGATCCTGAACTGATAACGATTAAAGGGCTAAAATTATTACAAAAAGTTTCGGTGATTGCTTTTCCGGCCGGTATCAATCATCAACCAGGTTTGGCTGAACAAATTATCTCCCCTTGGCTGAGTTCCCAACAAAAAAAACTCCCCCTGATCTTTCCCTATGTCCAAGACGAGGCCAGGTTACAACAGGCCTGGAAACAGGCTGCTATTGATGTCTGGGGCTATCTTCAGCAAGGTGTTGATGTCGCCTTTGCTTGTGAGGGGGATGTGAGCTTTTATAGTACCTTTACTTACCTCGCCCAAACTCTCCTTGCAACTTATCCTCAAGTGGTCATCAAAACTGTGCCTGGGGTCTGTTCTCCTATGGCAGTCGCTTCTGTCTTAGGAATACCTCTCACCCTTCGTTCTCAACGTTTGGCTATCCTTCCTGCCCTCTATAGGGTGGCTGAGTTAGAAGAAGTGTTAACCTGGGCGGATGTGGTGGTCTTATTAAAGGTAAGTTCAGTCTACAATGAAGTATGGACGATCTTACAAAAGCTAAATCTATTAGACAAGGCCTGGATTGTTGAACGGGCGACTCAAGCTGAAGAAAAAATCTATCGAGATCTTGGCGATCGCCCTCACCTTACTCTCTCCTACTTCTCCCTACTCATTATCCAAGTTACCCCTTCCTGACTTTCGTAATATTTCTTAATATTCTGCAAAGCCTGATATAGCAAGACTTCAGAAGATAAATATAAAAATGTATTCCTTGTTACAGCAAGATTGGAGTTTATTATTTAGGGCAATTGGTTTATAGTAAACATTAAGCCTCCTTAGTCACTTGGAAGATTTCTATGAGCCTTACTACTCTTAAACCCTCTCCTGCTTCAACCAATTACACTATTAGCATGATCAAAGATGAAGTTCGTCAGTTAGTGGAAACGGGAACAGTTAGTCGTCAGCAACCCCTTTATGTTCTCTGTGAGTTCATTCCTCCCCGCGAGTGGGTTTGTGTGGAAAGTGAATTAGAAAGATCTGAATATTTACTACGGGATCAGATTGGAGATCTGATCGCTTGTGAGAATTGGGATAATGACTAATCTTTAAACTCTTTGAAAAAATCGTCATTTCCTACAATAGTTTGATTGTTAGATAAGCCACTAAAACAATTGTCACAGATAAACTTTGAAAAAGCGAGTGAAGTCTTAGTCACCCAGTCTAGGACTTCAATTGTGTTGATTTTCTGACAATATATGATTGATGGGTGAGGGATAAATATTGATGGCGACTCTTCTCTTGAGTTTTTCTCATAATAGATTGAAAAAAACGTAATCTGACCAAGGAACGTAAGCATTATTACTGATAATTACCCTAGATTATTAAGAAAAGCATAAATTTATTAAATTTGTGACAATAATACCTAGAAAATGTAATAGGTAACACGAAAAATCTTGACACATTTGGCAGCAAAATTGGATTATTCTAAGTATATAAGGACTTAATGTTCACACTGGTTTGGTATTGTTCTGATGAATACTCACACACTTCCTGCTCCCCATCGTCCCAACTATTCCATTGATATTCTACAAGAAGAAGCACGCCAGCTAGTTGATCGCGGCGCAATCAGTCGCCAACAGCCCATTTATATCTTATGCGACTATATTCCTGCGAGAGAATGGGTTTGCGTAGAAAGTGAACTGGAAAGATTTGAATACTTATTACGCGATCGCATTGGAGATCTGATCGGGTCAGAAAATTGGGATAATGACTAGACTATTTTTGCCGTAGTTCTTCAAGTTCCCGCCGTAAGGCCATCACCTGTTCTGTCAACTGTTGAATTTCTGAGTCAACATTGCCCTTGGTTGAGATGGAAGAGCTTGAAGATTGACTAGGGTTGGAAGGGCGATTTGACTGATTCAACCATTGATCAAGCAAGCGACGGGCTTCTTGTTCAGTTATCTCGCCTTTTTCCGCCCATTCTTGAGTTTTTTCCGACATCTGAGTTTGCAGAATTGAGAGAGTTTCTGATCGCTTTTGAGGATCTTGAAGGGTTTCTAACAGGGCAGCAGTGGCTCCCACTCCGATGTGGAAACTTTGCTGTAACAGTTGAAAGAAAGTGTCTGTATTCATAAACCCAGATGAGTTAACACAAGCGTTTAACAGTATAACCCAAGTTTTTAGGAAAATTTTTTAAATTAGGAGATCCCGTTTCCACAAGGAATTAATTCCCGTTGAGACATAATCCCAACTAATCGGATGATTATTACCCAGAGCCACAGCGATATCTTGTTGAATGGCGATCACCTTAAAGCCAATTGCAGCG contains these protein-coding regions:
- a CDS encoding DUF4327 family protein; protein product: MSLTTLKPSPASTNYTISMIKDEVRQLVETGTVSRQQPLYVLCEFIPPREWVCVESELERSEYLLRDQIGDLIACENWDND
- a CDS encoding RNA methyltransferase; amino-acid sequence: MNNTVLEKVRIILVEPAGPLNVGSVARVMKNMGLNQLILVNPHCDRLSEEARRMAVHGLDVLEQATEVNSLPEALQGCQRIIATTGRSRSLSTTFETPREALPWLLIETLTTALIFGPEDRGLNNDELNYAQRFVSIPANPEYPSLNLAQAVAVCAYELYQAAQIHTETPLSSIDESASFEVLEGYYQHLTAVLLKIGYLHPHTANARLEKFRRLYRKANLTTEEVAMLRGILRQVDWVWQLLPPVESHQGKQP
- a CDS encoding precorrin-2 C(20)-methyltransferase, encoding MRESIGIFYGISVGTGDPELITIKGLKLLQKVSVIAFPAGINHQPGLAEQIISPWLSSQQKKLPLIFPYVQDEARLQQAWKQAAIDVWGYLQQGVDVAFACEGDVSFYSTFTYLAQTLLATYPQVVIKTVPGVCSPMAVASVLGIPLTLRSQRLAILPALYRVAELEEVLTWADVVVLLKVSSVYNEVWTILQKLNLLDKAWIVERATQAEEKIYRDLGDRPHLTLSYFSLLIIQVTPS
- a CDS encoding serine hydrolase, giving the protein MPRRTADSSKTKLSSRRAVNSNKGSQRVTVVSGAKRSPGANNTEESSTLMVERQGVDSQRKSRQGDKKRSPNLLTSLLLYLLRIGIAGVGIGAIAGTTLTIFNPTGILGTYFKTTQVATPPEESPSTPEPKVTAIQETTIPVSQELTDLKAKLQTIATKYPKIKPQAWFIDLDNGAYVSLDGSTPIPAASTIKVPVLVAFFEEVDKGNIHLDQMLTMDKSIITSGSGDMQYMQVGKKFTALEVATKMIIISDNTATDMLIRQIGGKEVLNQRFKEWGLTHTVINNPLPDLEGTNTTSSEDLAKLLARVERGDFISPRSRDRLLGIMEKTKTRTLLPQGLEKDANIAHKTGDIGIILGDVGIIDIPTGKRYIGAVFAQRAYNDPAGRALIQEFSRTVYQHFKYYQPRPVPKQVENKPQPKPNNSNQSDNKPQPQEKPSNPNQLGI
- a CDS encoding DUF4327 family protein — encoded protein: MNTHTLPAPHRPNYSIDILQEEARQLVDRGAISRQQPIYILCDYIPAREWVCVESELERFEYLLRDRIGDLIGSENWDND